A stretch of Geomonas oryzisoli DNA encodes these proteins:
- a CDS encoding M16 family metallopeptidase — translation MKSVARCVVALAILVNAAACFGQGLAERVQEHTLKNGMKLLMVERHNSPTVAAWIRFKVGSVDERSDERGLAHLLEHMLFKGTKTLGTRNYAAEKPILDKIEATAQQLMAEKAKRDQADPKLVEKLTAELGTLEKEAEKYVVKEEFADIYSRNGGSGYNAFTSKDGTTYLINIPANKLELWASIESDRMQNAVLREFYTERNVVMEERRRSYDAEPEGKLWETFLADAFNAHPNGQPTIGWMSDIENLTRTKAENFLHKYYAPNNAIVAIVGDIDPKRTIALVERYFGDIKPGTPVPPVAVTEPEQAGEKRTEVIGDAEPELMIGYHKPTLPAPDDYVFDVIDMLLTNGRTSRLYKKLVLEKKLVTSVSSFGAPGSRYPNLFIINATPRAPHTVAEVEEAIYQELERLKTEPMTKEELQQILNQLEFEESRQMASNGGLARNLTEYEAIAGTWRYLIEHREKVAKITPEDVMRVAKQYFTRQNRNVGYLTKAEGGQ, via the coding sequence ATGAAGTCAGTAGCAAGATGCGTGGTCGCCCTTGCCATCCTCGTCAACGCCGCCGCCTGCTTTGGGCAGGGGCTTGCCGAGCGGGTGCAGGAGCACACCCTGAAAAACGGGATGAAGCTTTTGATGGTCGAGCGGCACAACTCCCCCACGGTGGCGGCCTGGATCCGCTTCAAGGTGGGAAGCGTGGACGAGCGCAGCGACGAGCGCGGTCTCGCCCATCTCCTGGAACACATGCTCTTCAAGGGGACCAAGACCCTGGGGACCAGGAACTACGCGGCAGAGAAGCCGATCCTCGACAAGATCGAGGCAACGGCCCAGCAACTGATGGCCGAGAAAGCCAAGCGCGACCAGGCGGATCCGAAGCTGGTCGAGAAACTGACCGCGGAACTGGGCACCCTGGAGAAGGAGGCCGAGAAGTACGTGGTCAAGGAGGAATTCGCCGACATCTACTCCCGAAACGGCGGCTCCGGCTACAACGCCTTCACCAGCAAGGACGGCACCACCTACCTGATCAACATCCCCGCCAACAAGCTGGAGCTCTGGGCGTCCATCGAGTCGGACCGGATGCAGAACGCGGTGCTCAGGGAGTTCTACACGGAGCGGAACGTGGTCATGGAGGAGCGGCGCCGCTCCTATGACGCGGAGCCGGAAGGGAAACTCTGGGAGACCTTCCTGGCCGATGCCTTCAACGCGCACCCAAACGGCCAGCCCACCATCGGCTGGATGTCCGACATCGAGAACCTGACCCGGACCAAGGCGGAGAACTTCCTGCACAAGTACTACGCCCCCAACAACGCCATCGTGGCCATCGTCGGTGACATCGATCCCAAGCGGACCATCGCCCTGGTGGAGCGGTACTTCGGCGACATCAAGCCGGGCACTCCCGTGCCGCCGGTGGCGGTCACCGAACCTGAGCAGGCCGGCGAGAAGCGGACCGAAGTGATCGGCGACGCCGAGCCGGAACTGATGATCGGCTACCACAAGCCGACCCTCCCCGCGCCCGATGACTACGTCTTCGACGTGATCGACATGCTGCTCACCAACGGCCGCACCTCCCGGCTCTACAAAAAGCTCGTGCTGGAGAAGAAACTGGTTACCTCCGTTTCTTCGTTCGGGGCGCCAGGGAGCCGCTACCCCAACCTCTTCATCATCAACGCGACGCCGCGCGCGCCGCACACCGTGGCCGAAGTGGAAGAGGCGATCTATCAGGAACTGGAGCGCCTGAAGACCGAGCCGATGACCAAGGAGGAACTGCAGCAGATCCTGAACCAGCTCGAGTTCGAGGAGTCCCGCCAGATGGCCTCCAACGGCGGACTGGCCCGTAACCTCACCGAGTACGAGGCCATTGCCGGCACCTGGCGCTACCTGATCGAACACCGCGAGAAGGTGGCCAAGATCACGCCCGAGGACGTGATGCGCGTGGCGAAGCAGTACTTCACGCGCCAAAACCGCAACGTCGGCTACCTTACCAAGGCTGAAGGGGGACAGTAA